In Nocardia asteroides, a single genomic region encodes these proteins:
- a CDS encoding fatty acid desaturase family protein, with the protein MTILTETKDGPLVLSPENIEEIGRALDELRDRVVADLGERDREYLYKVIKAQRGFEVAGRGLMYLGFLPPFWLAAVASLSVSKILDNMEIGHNVMHGQYDWMREPDINSREFEWDNVCPADQWRHSHNYMHHTFTNIHGMDRDIGYGVLRMDEGQKWNPYYLGNPLYAFLLMVLFEWGVMMHDAEAENIVQGKRKWSDLKPLLKGWWKKAGRQTLKDYVVFPALTGPLFLSTLAGNATANLVRNVWAFSIIFCGHFPTGVQTFTQDETMDETRGEWYIRQMLGSANIEGSKLFHIMSGNLSHQIEHHLFPDLPASRYPEMAPEVRALCEKFGLPYNTGPFSKQIGSVWAKIFKLALPDSFTEGDPTPGVIVMRKREATEAGV; encoded by the coding sequence ATGACCATCCTCACCGAGACCAAAGACGGCCCGCTCGTCCTCAGCCCCGAGAACATCGAGGAGATCGGTCGCGCCCTCGACGAGCTGCGCGACCGCGTCGTCGCCGACCTGGGCGAGCGCGACCGCGAGTACCTCTACAAGGTGATCAAGGCCCAGCGCGGCTTCGAGGTGGCGGGCCGCGGGCTGATGTACCTCGGCTTCCTCCCGCCGTTCTGGCTGGCCGCGGTGGCCTCGCTCTCCGTGTCGAAGATTCTCGACAACATGGAGATCGGCCACAACGTCATGCACGGCCAGTACGACTGGATGCGCGAGCCGGACATCAACTCCCGCGAGTTCGAGTGGGACAACGTCTGCCCCGCCGACCAGTGGCGGCACTCGCACAACTACATGCACCACACCTTCACCAATATCCACGGCATGGACCGGGATATCGGCTACGGCGTCCTGCGGATGGACGAGGGCCAGAAGTGGAACCCGTACTACCTGGGCAACCCGCTCTACGCCTTCCTGCTCATGGTGCTGTTCGAGTGGGGCGTCATGATGCACGACGCCGAGGCGGAGAACATCGTGCAGGGCAAGCGGAAGTGGTCCGACCTCAAGCCGCTGCTCAAGGGCTGGTGGAAGAAGGCCGGGCGGCAGACGCTCAAGGACTACGTGGTCTTCCCGGCGCTCACCGGCCCGCTGTTCCTCAGCACGCTGGCGGGCAACGCCACCGCGAACCTGGTCCGGAACGTGTGGGCGTTCTCGATCATCTTCTGCGGCCACTTCCCGACCGGCGTACAGACGTTCACGCAGGACGAGACGATGGACGAGACCCGGGGCGAGTGGTACATCCGGCAGATGCTGGGCTCCGCGAACATCGAGGGAAGCAAGCTCTTCCACATCATGTCCGGCAACCTCTCGCACCAGATCGAGCACCACCTCTTCCCCGACCTGCCCGCCAGCCGGTACCCGGAGATGGCGCCCGAGGTGCGGGCGCTCTGCGAGAAGTTCGGGCTGCCCTACAACACCGGGCCGTTCAGCAAGCAGATCGGCTCGGTCTGGGCCAAGATCTTCAAACTCGCGCTGCCCGACAGCTTCACGGAGGGCGATCCCACCCCCGGTGTTATCGTCATGCGAAAGCGAGAGGCGACCGAAGCGGGCGTGTGA
- a CDS encoding cytochrome c oxidase assembly protein: MSAPHESAPVSDVPADAPAPVAGPFTFPVLLAVAGAVGAVVAALVVGLSAAEALTLLGIPDPGPLTTYGLPAVRALADLAAALTVGSLLFAAFLVPPQRDGLLDVAGYRAVRRASDAALVWACCAALLVPLTASDTTGRPVRDVWQPAELWRAVGQIELAGAWRTTVLCALLVAVGARLALRWGWTPLLLLGAVIAMMPLALTGHSSSGGAHDVATNSLILHLISAAVWAGGLAAVLAHALRDGAHTALAARRFSAVAAVAFAVIAASGVINAWVRIPPGDLFDTTYGRLVLAKAAALIVLGVFGYLQRRAALPALAADPGDRGALLRFAGVEVLLLAATFGLAAGLGRTPPPAPTAVPSPTEVELGYDLAGPPTFARLAFDWRFDLLFGTAAVVLAVLYLLGVRRLRARGDRWPVGRTIAWLSGCLVLLVATSSGVGRYSPAVFSVHMGAHMALSMLTPILLALGGAVTLALRALPPAGRENPPGPREWLLAAVHSPVSKFLTHPIVASVIFVGGFYALYLGGIFDAYADSHAAHVLMNLHFLLSGYLFYWVVIGIDPKPRRVEPLTKLAMVFGSLPFHAFFGIALMSMTTVMGAWFYRSLGIDWNADLLGDQRTGGSLAWASGEVPLVVVMLALLIQWSRGDERLAQRTDRAADRDHDAELAAYNAMYAELARRDRGPRGD, from the coding sequence ATGTCCGCCCCGCACGAATCCGCTCCGGTGAGCGATGTTCCCGCGGACGCTCCGGCGCCGGTCGCGGGGCCCTTCACCTTTCCGGTCCTGCTCGCCGTCGCCGGTGCCGTCGGCGCGGTGGTCGCCGCGCTCGTCGTCGGGCTCTCGGCGGCCGAGGCGCTGACCCTGCTCGGGATCCCCGATCCGGGGCCGCTGACCACCTACGGCCTGCCCGCGGTCCGGGCGCTCGCCGATCTGGCGGCGGCGCTCACCGTCGGCTCGCTGCTCTTCGCGGCCTTCCTGGTGCCGCCGCAGCGGGACGGCCTGCTCGACGTGGCCGGGTACCGCGCGGTCCGCCGCGCCTCCGACGCCGCGCTGGTCTGGGCCTGCTGCGCCGCGCTGCTCGTCCCGCTCACCGCCTCGGACACCACGGGGCGGCCGGTGCGCGATGTCTGGCAGCCCGCCGAGCTGTGGCGCGCCGTCGGGCAGATCGAGCTGGCCGGGGCCTGGCGAACCACGGTGCTCTGCGCGCTGCTCGTCGCGGTCGGCGCCCGGCTGGCGCTGCGCTGGGGCTGGACCCCGCTGCTGCTGCTCGGCGCGGTGATCGCCATGATGCCGCTGGCGCTGACCGGGCACTCCTCGTCCGGCGGGGCGCACGACGTCGCCACCAACTCGCTCATCCTGCACCTGATCTCGGCCGCCGTCTGGGCGGGCGGGCTGGCCGCGGTGCTGGCGCACGCGCTGCGCGACGGCGCGCACACCGCGCTCGCCGCGCGCCGGTTCTCCGCCGTCGCGGCGGTGGCCTTCGCCGTGATCGCGGCGAGCGGGGTGATCAACGCCTGGGTCCGGATTCCGCCCGGCGACCTGTTCGACACGACCTACGGCCGGTTGGTGCTGGCCAAGGCGGCCGCGCTGATCGTGCTCGGGGTCTTCGGGTACCTGCAGCGGCGGGCCGCGCTGCCCGCGCTGGCGGCCGATCCCGGCGACCGCGGGGCGCTGCTGCGCTTCGCCGGGGTGGAGGTGCTGCTGCTGGCGGCGACCTTCGGGCTGGCCGCCGGGCTCGGCCGGACCCCGCCGCCCGCCCCGACCGCCGTTCCCTCGCCGACCGAGGTCGAGCTCGGCTACGACCTGGCCGGGCCGCCGACCTTCGCCCGGCTCGCCTTCGACTGGCGCTTCGACCTGCTCTTCGGCACCGCCGCGGTGGTGCTGGCGGTGCTCTACCTGCTCGGCGTCCGACGGCTGCGGGCGCGCGGCGACCGCTGGCCGGTGGGGCGCACCATCGCCTGGCTCTCCGGCTGCCTGGTGCTGCTCGTCGCGACCTCGTCCGGGGTCGGGCGGTACTCGCCCGCCGTGTTCAGCGTGCACATGGGCGCGCACATGGCGCTCTCCATGCTGACCCCGATCCTGCTCGCGCTCGGCGGCGCGGTGACGCTGGCGCTGCGCGCCCTGCCGCCGGCGGGCCGGGAGAACCCGCCGGGGCCGCGGGAGTGGCTGCTGGCCGCGGTGCACAGCCCGGTGTCCAAGTTCCTGACCCACCCGATCGTCGCCTCGGTGATCTTCGTCGGCGGCTTCTACGCGCTGTACCTGGGCGGCATCTTCGACGCGTACGCCGATTCGCACGCCGCGCACGTCCTGATGAACCTGCACTTCCTGCTCAGCGGCTACCTCTTCTACTGGGTGGTGATCGGGATCGACCCCAAGCCGCGCCGGGTGGAGCCGCTCACCAAGCTCGCCATGGTGTTCGGCTCGCTGCCGTTCCACGCCTTCTTCGGCATCGCGCTGATGAGCATGACCACCGTCATGGGCGCCTGGTTCTACCGCAGCCTCGGCATCGACTGGAACGCCGACCTGCTCGGCGACCAGCGCACCGGCGGCAGCCTGGCCTGGGCCAGCGGCGAGGTCCCGCTGGTGGTGGTGATGCTGGCGCTGCTCATCCAGTGGTCGCGCGGCGACGAACGGCTGGCCCAGCGCACCGACCGCGCCGCCGACCGCGATCACGACGCCGAGCTGGCCGCGTACAACGCCATGTACGCCGAGCTGGCGCGCCGCGACCGTGGGCCGCGCGGTGACTGA
- a CDS encoding ferredoxin reductase, which translates to MVDLVNLVQTLTSPHPVDRYLELVRPTLTIGRMRAEVQRVNRSAPGSVTLTLRPTKQWRGHVAGQYVTLGVVVDGVRHTRCYSPVNAELGRERRLEITVKAHSGGIVSEYLYQHAAPGLVVDLEPAAGTFALPEPRPERVLLVSGGSGITPVLSMLRTLAEEDHRGDVLFLHFAKAEVFVPHRDELARIAAEHPNLRVEFRYPDRRTGTGYFDRAELERLAPWYREAETFVCGPAKLMDGVREVFEAEGLGTRVHSEEFTLSPAPVSTEDVHGATTFSASDVRSDNTGESLLEQAEAAGLTPEFGCRMGICFSCTAVKRTGCTRNLRTGETDSDPDQPIQLCISAAVGDVDIEI; encoded by the coding sequence ATGGTGGATCTCGTCAACCTTGTGCAGACCCTCACCTCCCCGCACCCGGTCGACCGGTACCTGGAGCTGGTGCGCCCGACCCTCACCATCGGGCGCATGCGCGCCGAGGTGCAGCGGGTGAACCGCTCCGCCCCCGGCTCGGTGACGCTCACCCTGCGGCCGACCAAGCAGTGGCGGGGCCATGTCGCCGGCCAGTACGTCACGCTCGGCGTCGTCGTCGACGGGGTGCGGCACACCCGCTGCTACTCGCCGGTGAATGCCGAGCTCGGCCGCGAGCGCAGGCTGGAGATCACCGTCAAGGCGCACTCCGGCGGCATCGTCTCCGAGTACCTGTACCAGCACGCGGCGCCGGGGCTGGTGGTCGATCTGGAGCCCGCCGCTGGCACCTTCGCGCTGCCCGAGCCGCGCCCGGAGCGGGTGCTGCTGGTCAGCGGCGGCAGCGGGATCACCCCGGTGCTCTCCATGCTGCGCACGCTGGCGGAGGAGGATCACCGCGGCGATGTCCTCTTCCTGCACTTCGCCAAGGCCGAGGTCTTCGTCCCGCACCGGGACGAGCTGGCGCGCATCGCCGCCGAGCACCCGAACCTGCGGGTAGAGTTCCGCTATCCGGACCGGCGCACGGGCACCGGCTACTTCGACCGGGCCGAGCTCGAACGGCTCGCCCCCTGGTACCGCGAGGCGGAGACCTTCGTCTGCGGGCCGGCCAAGCTGATGGACGGGGTGCGCGAGGTCTTCGAGGCCGAAGGGCTCGGCACCCGGGTGCACAGCGAGGAGTTCACCCTCTCGCCGGCCCCGGTCAGCACCGAGGACGTGCACGGCGCCACCACCTTCTCGGCCAGCGACGTCCGCTCCGACAACACCGGCGAGAGCCTGCTCGAGCAGGCCGAAGCCGCCGGGCTCACCCCCGAGTTCGGCTGCCGCATGGGGATCTGCTTCTCCTGCACGGCGGTCAAGCGCACCGGCTGCACCCGCAACCTGCGCACCGGGGAGACCGACAGCGATCCCGACCAGCCGATCCAGCTGTGCATCAGCGCCGCCGTCGGCGACGTCGACATCGAGATCTGA
- a CDS encoding single-stranded DNA-binding protein, with product MYEAMATVAGTVVTHPAKRELANGEPVITFRVASNSRRFDQASGEWVDNGTLFLTVSCWRRLVSGVHASIRRGDPVLVHGQLRTHEYRAKDGVERRDLEMRAVAIGPDLARCTAAITRRAERQKPEAGESEVATAPMPEARVAPRELPEAADGPFPDRAVESGTVSRPGPTRIAEPVDA from the coding sequence ATGTACGAGGCGATGGCGACGGTGGCGGGCACGGTGGTCACCCACCCGGCCAAGCGGGAGCTCGCGAACGGGGAGCCGGTGATCACCTTCCGGGTGGCGAGCAATTCCCGGCGGTTCGATCAGGCGTCGGGGGAATGGGTGGACAACGGCACGTTGTTCCTTACGGTGAGCTGTTGGCGGCGCTTGGTCTCCGGCGTGCACGCCTCGATCCGCCGCGGTGACCCGGTGCTGGTGCACGGCCAGCTGCGGACGCACGAGTACCGCGCCAAGGACGGCGTCGAGCGGCGCGACCTGGAGATGCGGGCCGTCGCCATCGGCCCCGATCTGGCGAGGTGCACGGCGGCGATCACCCGGCGCGCCGAACGGCAGAAGCCGGAGGCAGGGGAGTCGGAGGTGGCCACCGCGCCGATGCCGGAGGCCAGGGTGGCGCCGCGGGAGCTGCCGGAAGCCGCCGACGGGCCGTTCCCGGATCGCGCGGTCGAGTCGGGTACGGTGAGCCGCCCGGGTCCCACCCGCATCGCCGAGCCGGTCGACGCTTGA
- the ettA gene encoding energy-dependent translational throttle protein EttA: MAEFIYQMKKVRKRHGDKVVLDDVTLNFLPGAKIGVVGPNGAGKSSVLKIMAGLDQPNNGEAFLAPGATVGILQQEPLLNEEKTVRGNVEEGLGEIKVKLDRFNEIAELMATDYSDELMDEMGRLQEDLDHADAWDVDSQLEQAMDALRCPPPDEPVTNLSGGERRRVALCKLLLSKPDLLLLDEPTNHLDAESVLWLEQHLAQYAGAVLAVTHDRYFLDNVAGWILELDRGRAIGYEGNYSTYLEKKAERLAVQGKKDQKLQKRLKEELAWVRSGAKARQAKNKARLDRYEEMAAEAEKTRKLDFEEIQIPAGPRLGSVVVEVEHLDKGFGDRQLIKDLSFTLPRNGIVGVIGPNGVGKTTLFKTIVGLEQADSGIVRVGETVKLSYVDQSRGGIDPTKTVWQVVSEGLDYIQVGQQEMPSRAYVSAFGFKGPDQQKPAGVLSGGERNRLNLALTLKEGGNLILLDEPTNDLDVETLSSLENALEQFPGCAVVISHDRWFLDRTCTHILAWEGDSANEAAWFWFEGNFEAYEANKIERLGLEASRPHRLTHRKLTRD; encoded by the coding sequence ATGGCTGAGTTCATCTACCAAATGAAGAAGGTTCGCAAGCGGCACGGCGACAAGGTCGTACTCGACGACGTCACGTTGAACTTCCTTCCCGGTGCCAAGATCGGTGTCGTCGGTCCGAACGGCGCGGGTAAGTCGAGCGTGCTGAAGATCATGGCCGGACTGGACCAGCCGAACAACGGCGAAGCGTTCCTCGCGCCCGGCGCGACGGTCGGCATCCTGCAGCAGGAGCCGCTGCTGAACGAGGAGAAGACCGTCCGCGGCAATGTCGAGGAGGGGCTCGGCGAGATCAAGGTCAAGCTCGACCGCTTCAACGAGATCGCCGAGCTCATGGCGACCGACTACTCCGACGAGCTCATGGACGAGATGGGCAGGCTGCAGGAGGATCTGGACCACGCCGACGCGTGGGACGTCGACTCCCAGCTGGAGCAGGCCATGGACGCGCTGCGCTGCCCGCCGCCGGACGAGCCGGTCACCAACCTCTCCGGTGGCGAGCGCCGCCGCGTCGCGCTCTGCAAGCTGCTGCTGAGCAAGCCCGACCTGCTGCTGCTGGACGAGCCGACCAACCACCTGGACGCCGAGTCGGTGCTCTGGCTGGAGCAGCACCTGGCGCAGTACGCCGGCGCCGTGCTCGCCGTCACCCACGACCGGTACTTCCTGGACAACGTGGCCGGCTGGATCCTGGAGCTGGACCGCGGCCGCGCCATCGGCTACGAGGGCAACTACTCCACCTACCTGGAGAAGAAGGCCGAGCGGCTGGCGGTGCAGGGCAAGAAGGACCAGAAGCTGCAGAAGCGGCTCAAGGAGGAGCTGGCCTGGGTGCGCTCCGGCGCCAAGGCCAGGCAGGCCAAGAACAAGGCCAGGCTCGACCGCTACGAGGAGATGGCCGCCGAGGCCGAGAAGACCAGGAAGCTCGACTTCGAGGAGATCCAGATCCCGGCCGGGCCGCGGCTCGGCAGCGTGGTGGTCGAGGTGGAGCACCTGGACAAGGGCTTCGGCGACCGCCAGCTGATCAAGGATCTGTCGTTCACGCTGCCGCGCAACGGCATCGTCGGCGTCATCGGCCCGAACGGCGTCGGCAAGACCACGCTGTTCAAGACCATCGTGGGGCTGGAGCAGGCGGACAGCGGCATCGTCCGGGTCGGCGAGACGGTCAAGCTGAGCTACGTCGACCAGAGCCGCGGCGGGATCGATCCGACCAAGACGGTGTGGCAGGTGGTCTCCGAGGGGCTCGACTACATCCAGGTCGGCCAGCAGGAGATGCCGTCCCGCGCCTACGTGTCGGCGTTCGGCTTCAAGGGCCCGGACCAGCAGAAGCCGGCCGGGGTGCTCTCCGGCGGTGAGCGCAACCGGCTGAACCTGGCGCTCACCCTCAAGGAGGGTGGCAACCTGATCCTGCTCGACGAGCCGACCAACGACCTCGACGTGGAAACTCTGAGTTCGCTGGAGAACGCGCTCGAGCAGTTCCCCGGCTGCGCCGTGGTGATCTCGCACGATCGCTGGTTCCTCGATCGCACCTGCACGCACATCCTGGCGTGGGAGGGCGACTCGGCGAACGAGGCCGCGTGGTTCTGGTTCGAGGGCAACTTCGAGGCGTACGAGGCGAACAAGATCGAACGTCTCGGCCTGGAGGCGTCCCGCCCGCACCGGCTCACGCACCGCAAACTGACCCGCGACTAG
- a CDS encoding pyridoxal-phosphate dependent enzyme produces the protein MTDSATTAAPPRVFRSDVRAARRRLAGQLRKTPVFHTTVAGFPVSLKLEYLQHGGTFQLRGSLNALLTAAARPTQVVLAAGGNAGIAAALAAAGLGRTCTVVVPETAPHSKVAAMWSHGAEVRWHGTTLAEACAHAVELAAGRGALYLPVHDTPAVVAGIGVLGLELEEQVRGRPPVLAAVGDGALIGGLAAALGRRQQVIGVEPERRALLRAALSAERPVGVPAADSAGPDRIGAIALDLARRTEVPALTVTDDAVDAARDLLWREFRIAVEPSAAAALAALLSGAFVPEPGRRTIVVLCSANGDPAAR, from the coding sequence GTGACTGACTCCGCGACCACCGCCGCGCCGCCGCGGGTCTTCCGCTCCGACGTGCGCGCGGCCCGCAGGCGGCTCGCGGGGCAGCTCCGCAAGACCCCGGTCTTCCACACCACCGTCGCCGGATTTCCGGTCTCGCTCAAGCTGGAGTACCTGCAGCACGGCGGCACCTTCCAGCTCCGCGGCAGCCTGAACGCCCTGCTCACCGCGGCCGCGCGGCCGACGCAGGTGGTGCTCGCCGCCGGCGGCAATGCCGGGATCGCGGCCGCGCTCGCCGCCGCGGGGCTCGGCCGGACCTGCACCGTCGTCGTCCCGGAGACGGCGCCGCACAGCAAGGTCGCCGCGATGTGGTCGCACGGCGCCGAGGTGCGCTGGCACGGCACCACGCTCGCCGAAGCCTGCGCACACGCCGTCGAGCTCGCGGCCGGGAGAGGGGCGCTGTACCTGCCGGTGCACGACACGCCCGCGGTGGTCGCGGGTATCGGCGTACTCGGGCTGGAGCTGGAGGAACAGGTGCGCGGCAGGCCGCCGGTGCTGGCCGCGGTCGGCGACGGCGCGCTGATCGGCGGGCTGGCCGCCGCGCTCGGCAGGCGGCAGCAGGTGATCGGGGTGGAGCCGGAGCGCAGGGCGCTGCTGCGCGCCGCGCTGAGCGCGGAGCGGCCGGTCGGGGTGCCCGCCGCCGACTCCGCGGGGCCGGACCGGATCGGGGCGATCGCGCTCGACCTCGCCCGCCGCACCGAGGTCCCCGCGCTCACCGTGACCGACGACGCCGTCGACGCGGCCCGCGACCTGCTCTGGCGCGAGTTCCGGATCGCGGTGGAGCCGTCCGCCGCGGCGGCGCTCGCCGCCCTGCTCAGCGGTGCTTTCGTCCCCGAGCCGGGGCGCCGGACCATCGTGGTGCTGTGCAGCGCGAACGGCGACCCGGCCGCGCGCTGA
- the ectB gene encoding diaminobutyrate--2-oxoglutarate transaminase: MTASVFETVESNVRGYCRVWPTVFATASGSWLRDEAGREYLDFFAGAGALNYGHSNPVFKQALVDYILNDGIIHSLDMATIAKRDLLETLRDLVFVPRGLDYKVQFPGPTGANAVEAALKLARKITGRQTVLNFTNAFHGMSLGALSVTGNAAKRAAAGVPLPYTNPMPYDGFLGGEDELRWMRRALDDTSSGLDKPAAVIVETVQGEGGINLARVEWLRELAELCAARSILLIVDDVQMGCGRTGPFFSFEIAGITPDIVAMSKSIGGYGLPMALVLFKAEHDQWTPGEHNGTFRGNNPAFVTARVALEQYWSDDVLERAVLAKGERLAAGLGEIAAGYPGTTTRGRGLIHGLVFADPSHAGKVSQAAFELGLLVETSGSTNQVVKLMPPLTLSEDELDHGLGLIGTAVAAVCG; this comes from the coding sequence ATGACCGCCTCTGTTTTCGAGACCGTCGAGTCGAACGTGCGCGGCTACTGCCGGGTCTGGCCGACGGTCTTCGCCACCGCGAGCGGCAGTTGGCTGCGCGACGAAGCCGGCCGGGAGTACCTGGACTTCTTCGCCGGAGCGGGCGCGCTCAACTACGGCCACAGCAACCCGGTCTTCAAGCAGGCGCTGGTCGACTACATCCTGAACGACGGCATCATCCACAGCCTCGACATGGCGACCATCGCCAAGCGCGACCTGCTGGAGACCCTGCGCGACCTGGTCTTCGTGCCGCGCGGGCTGGACTACAAGGTGCAGTTCCCCGGCCCGACCGGCGCCAACGCGGTGGAGGCCGCGCTCAAGCTCGCGCGCAAGATCACCGGCAGGCAGACCGTGCTGAATTTCACCAATGCCTTCCACGGCATGTCGCTCGGCGCGCTCTCGGTCACCGGCAACGCCGCCAAGCGCGCGGCCGCTGGCGTCCCGCTGCCGTACACCAACCCCATGCCCTACGACGGCTTCCTCGGCGGCGAGGACGAGCTGCGCTGGATGCGCCGCGCGCTCGACGACACCTCCTCCGGCCTGGACAAGCCCGCCGCGGTGATCGTGGAGACGGTGCAGGGCGAGGGCGGCATCAACCTCGCCCGGGTCGAGTGGCTGCGCGAGCTCGCCGAGCTCTGCGCCGCCCGCTCCATCCTGCTCATCGTGGACGACGTGCAGATGGGCTGCGGCCGCACCGGCCCGTTCTTCTCCTTCGAGATCGCGGGCATCACCCCCGACATCGTCGCCATGTCCAAGTCCATCGGCGGCTACGGCCTGCCCATGGCGCTGGTGCTGTTCAAGGCCGAACACGACCAGTGGACCCCCGGCGAGCACAACGGCACCTTCCGGGGCAACAACCCGGCCTTCGTCACCGCGCGGGTCGCGCTGGAGCAGTACTGGTCCGACGACGTCCTGGAGCGCGCGGTGCTGGCCAAGGGGGAGCGGCTGGCCGCCGGGCTCGGCGAGATCGCCGCGGGCTACCCGGGGACGACCACCCGCGGCCGCGGCCTCATCCACGGCCTGGTCTTCGCCGACCCCTCGCACGCGGGCAAGGTCTCGCAGGCCGCCTTCGAGCTGGGTTTGCTGGTGGAGACCTCCGGCTCGACCAACCAGGTCGTCAAACTCATGCCGCCGCTGACGCTGAGCGAGGACGAGCTGGACCACGGGCTCGGGCTGATCGGCACCGCGGTGGCGGCGGTCTGCGGCTGA